The following are encoded in a window of Nitrososphaerota archaeon genomic DNA:
- a CDS encoding ribosomal protein L13e, whose translation MFKKSEIKAIVITKDIFGKRKKRIGRGFSINELKEAGITIDEARKIGIYIDYRRKSKHEENIKKLKELIKK comes from the coding sequence ATGTTTAAAAAGAGTGAAATTAAAGCGATTGTAATAACAAAAGATATTTTTGGAAAGAGAAAGAAAAGAATTGGTAGAGGTTTTTCAATAAATGAGTTAAAAGAAGCAGGAATAACAATTGATGAAGCAAGAAAAATTGGCATATATATTGATTATAGAAGAAAGTCTAAACATGAAGAAAATATTAAAAAATTAAAAGAATTAATCAAGAAGTAA
- a CDS encoding PadR family transcriptional regulator yields MALKRLKEKTTKDVLWIYILSLLKERDMYAYEIRDEIYRKFGFKPARITSYVVLYKLEKEGYVESYWKGDRKYYYINLKGKKLLDEGIRYLKEIIEKISEKTFN; encoded by the coding sequence ATGGCTTTAAAACGCTTAAAAGAAAAAACTACAAAAGACGTCTTATGGATATATATCCTAAGTTTATTAAAAGAAAGAGATATGTATGCTTATGAAATAAGAGATGAAATTTATAGAAAATTTGGATTTAAACCTGCAAGAATAACTTCTTACGTAGTTTTATATAAATTAGAAAAAGAGGGTTATGTAGAATCTTATTGGAAAGGAGATAGAAAGTATTATTATATTAACTTAAAGGGGAAAAAGCTTTTAGATGAAGGAATTCGATATTTAAAAGAAATTATAGAAAAAATCTCAGAAAAAACATTTAATTAA
- a CDS encoding inositol-3-phosphate synthase, with protein MSRKIRVAIIGVGNCASALIQGVHYYRNIDEKENIPGLMHVKLGDYHIGDIEFVAAFDIDKNKVGKDLSEAIFTPPNNTYKITDVPKLGVTVRPGIVYDSLGKYLSQIIEETNMKYEEISDILKEEKAEIVVNYLPVGSEKATEYYVNQALEAKCAFVNCIPVFIASNPKWQEIFKNKGVPIIGDDIKSQVGATIVHRVLTKLLLDRGVKILRTMQLNIGGDMDFYNMLERERLISKKISKTQAITSLLNYDIGEKNIHIGPSDYVAWLENRKWAYIRLEGEAFGRVPLNIELKLEVWDAYNSAGIVVDAIRCAKIGLDRGLAGPLIGPSAYFMKSPPIQYPDDIARKLVEEFISGKD; from the coding sequence ATGAGTCGAAAAATTAGAGTTGCGATAATAGGGGTAGGAAATTGCGCCTCAGCTCTTATTCAAGGAGTACATTATTATAGAAATATTGATGAAAAAGAAAATATTCCAGGATTAATGCATGTTAAACTTGGAGATTATCATATAGGAGACATAGAATTTGTAGCAGCTTTTGATATAGATAAAAATAAAGTTGGTAAAGATTTAAGTGAAGCAATATTTACTCCACCAAATAATACTTATAAAATTACAGATGTGCCTAAATTAGGCGTAACCGTTAGACCTGGGATAGTTTATGATAGTTTAGGAAAATATCTTTCACAAATTATTGAAGAAACTAATATGAAATATGAAGAAATATCAGATATTCTTAAAGAAGAAAAAGCAGAAATTGTAGTAAATTATTTACCAGTAGGAAGTGAAAAAGCTACAGAATATTATGTAAATCAAGCTCTTGAAGCAAAATGTGCATTCGTGAATTGTATTCCAGTTTTTATAGCTAGTAATCCTAAATGGCAAGAAATTTTTAAAAATAAAGGAGTACCAATTATTGGAGATGATATAAAATCTCAAGTAGGAGCTACAATTGTTCATAGAGTTCTTACAAAGCTTTTATTAGATAGAGGAGTAAAAATTTTAAGAACAATGCAATTAAATATAGGAGGAGACATGGATTTTTATAATATGTTAGAAAGAGAAAGATTGATTTCTAAAAAAATTTCTAAAACTCAAGCTATAACAAGTTTATTAAATTATGATATTGGAGAGAAAAATATTCATATAGGACCAAGCGATTATGTTGCTTGGTTAGAAAATAGAAAATGGGCTTATATACGTTTAGAGGGAGAAGCATTTGGTAGAGTACCATTGAATATAGAATTGAAACTTGAAGTATGGGACGCTTATAATTCTGCAGGAATAGTTGTTGATGCCATTAGATGTGCAAAAATAGGCTTAGATAGAGGTTTAGCAGGACCATTGATAGGCCCATCAGCATATTTTATGAAATCACCGCCAATACAATATCCAGATGATATTGCAAGAAAATTGGTTGAAGAATTTATTTCTGGGAAAGATTAA
- a CDS encoding TIM barrel protein — MPETRFGPAGFPINYKGPSIEAPFYLRNEGLNALEYQATRGVKISKKDAEKLGLNAKECDVWLTLHAPYFINLGGERKVITASKQRLIKSIKAAKWMGAHHVVFHPGYYGKKDSEESFKKCIKALNEVVEKINALGIKDIYLGPETTGKKSQIGTLEEILEICEKIEKTRPTIDFAHIHARSNGGIKSKDDYIKIVDLIEKRLGSKIVKELHCHFTHVEFTDKGEKKHHTLSEKDYGPSFQWLAEVIIEQGLNPVIISESPILDLDSIEMKKIYLSIIESKK, encoded by the coding sequence ATGCCTGAAACAAGGTTTGGACCAGCCGGTTTTCCAATCAATTACAAAGGCCCTTCAATTGAAGCACCCTTTTATTTACGTAATGAAGGATTAAATGCTTTAGAATATCAAGCTACAAGAGGTGTTAAAATAAGTAAAAAAGATGCTGAAAAACTTGGATTAAATGCAAAAGAATGTGATGTATGGTTAACTTTGCATGCTCCTTATTTCATTAATTTAGGTGGAGAAAGAAAAGTTATTACAGCAAGTAAGCAAAGATTAATAAAGAGTATTAAAGCTGCAAAATGGATGGGTGCACATCATGTTGTTTTTCATCCAGGATATTATGGTAAAAAGGATAGTGAAGAATCTTTTAAAAAATGTATTAAAGCTTTAAACGAAGTTGTAGAAAAAATTAATGCTTTAGGAATTAAAGATATTTATCTTGGTCCTGAAACAACAGGTAAAAAATCTCAAATAGGTACTCTTGAAGAAATATTAGAAATATGTGAGAAAATTGAAAAAACTAGGCCAACAATAGATTTTGCTCATATTCATGCTAGAAGTAATGGTGGAATAAAAAGTAAAGATGATTATATAAAAATAGTAGATTTGATCGAGAAAAGATTAGGATCAAAAATTGTTAAGGAACTTCATTGCCATTTTACTCATGTAGAATTTACAGATAAAGGTGAGAAAAAACATCATACACTTTCAGAAAAAGATTATGGTCCAAGTTTTCAATGGTTAGCAGAAGTAATTATTGAACAAGGATTAAATCCAGTAATTATAAGTGAAAGTCCTATATTAGATTTAGATTCAATAGAAATGAAGAAAATATATTTATCAATAATTGAAAGTAAAAAATAG
- a CDS encoding recombinase RecB has protein sequence MASRGLSSERIARGILERMNFQVLEERKKIVINGVEVAEVDAIAKSPENITYSVEIKAGKISVSDVRHAYANAKLLNLSPLIVCKGFIDTAAETIASELNVKVIQLPDYYLLLEPEELELIIRHAIQDALEDYEPQMFFFGKKISRKDAKIIEAIATTDNIVDAANIAKMSVENFSKTIAYLKSKKIFSSTRNYKTIRKQAIRILGYLSFEKRLTNIEKSLKNVIRKLNEYNKRG, from the coding sequence ATGGCTAGTAGAGGTTTAAGTAGTGAAAGAATAGCTCGAGGAATACTTGAAAGAATGAATTTTCAAGTACTTGAAGAAAGGAAAAAGATAGTAATAAATGGTGTTGAAGTAGCCGAAGTAGATGCAATTGCTAAAAGTCCTGAGAATATAACTTACTCTGTAGAAATTAAAGCTGGTAAAATATCTGTAAGTGATGTGCGACACGCATATGCTAATGCAAAACTTCTTAATTTAAGTCCATTAATAGTTTGTAAAGGTTTTATAGATACCGCGGCTGAAACAATTGCTTCAGAATTGAATGTTAAAGTTATTCAACTTCCAGATTATTATTTGCTTTTAGAGCCTGAGGAACTCGAATTAATTATTCGTCATGCTATTCAAGATGCATTGGAAGATTATGAGCCACAAATGTTCTTTTTTGGAAAGAAAATTTCTAGAAAAGATGCGAAAATAATTGAAGCTATAGCTACAACTGATAATATTGTGGATGCTGCAAACATTGCCAAAATGAGTGTAGAAAATTTCAGTAAAACAATAGCTTATTTAAAATCAAAAAAGATTTTTTCAAGTACAAGAAATTATAAAACTATTAGAAAACAAGCTATAAGAATTCTTGGATATTTATCTTTTGAAAAAAGATTAACAAATATTGAAAAAAGCTTAAAAAATGTGATTAGGAAATTAAATGAATATAATAAAAGAGGTTAA
- a CDS encoding O-acetyl-ADP-ribose deacetylase has product MNSSKVINIGKARLVLIKGDITEQDTDAIVNAANPSLMGGGGVDGAIHRKGGPKILEECKKIRETKWPNGLPTGEAVITTGGNLKAKYVIHTVGPIWKGGLHNEAQLLEKAYINSLKLAIENNLKTISFPSISTGAYGYPIEKASRVALTTIKKFLEKENKIEEVRIVLFTEKDFKIYEEALKEIFGNLK; this is encoded by the coding sequence ATGAATAGTTCTAAAGTAATTAATATTGGTAAAGCAAGATTAGTACTTATTAAAGGAGATATTACTGAGCAAGATACCGATGCTATAGTGAATGCTGCTAATCCAAGCCTTATGGGGGGAGGGGGAGTTGATGGAGCAATTCATAGAAAAGGCGGACCTAAAATATTAGAAGAATGCAAAAAAATTAGAGAAACAAAATGGCCTAATGGTTTACCGACAGGTGAAGCAGTAATAACTACTGGAGGGAATTTAAAAGCAAAATATGTAATCCATACGGTTGGTCCTATATGGAAAGGAGGGTTGCATAATGAAGCTCAATTGCTTGAAAAAGCTTATATAAATTCTCTTAAATTAGCTATAGAAAATAATTTAAAAACTATTTCCTTTCCATCTATAAGTACTGGAGCTTATGGTTATCCTATAGAAAAAGCAAGTAGAGTAGCTCTTACTACTATTAAAAAATTTTTGGAAAAAGAAAATAAAATAGAAGAAGTTAGGATCGTTTTATTTACTGAAAAAGATTTTAAGATATATGAAGAAGCTTTAAAAGAAATATTTGGAAATTTAAAATAA
- a CDS encoding long-chain fatty acid--CoA ligase yields MKYPNIPLPYFLINSAKKYPKKVAIIFNDKKIIYSELKNLSIKFANSLKNIGVRKNDRVALFLPNCPQFVISYYGALMIGSIITALNPLFKEKEIEFQLYDSGAETIIVLDNLYPLLKKALEKTKIKRIIITSFNKEIEINEKSNKLGIYNFEEFIKESSIEFPKVSINPKEDLATIQYTGGTTGIPKGAMLTHFNLVSNAIAFSKWLKLKKAKETFLTALPLYHVYGMTTSMNTAIYSAATMVIISRFNPEETLKLIQEYKVTIFCGVPTMYSLLLSTSKINDYNLSSLKVCISGASPLPPNIQKEFMEKTGALLIEGYGLSEASPVTHCNPVDKTLKSVKIGSIGLPLYDTKAKIVDIEKGEKELPIGEIGELIIKGPQIMKGYWNKLEETKNVLKNGWLYTGDLAKMDKDGYFYIIDRKKDLIKYKGYSVYPREIEDILYEHPNVKLCAVIGKPDPIAGEIPKAYIVLKEDSKTTKEEIMDFVNKRVASYKAIREVEFRKELPLSTVGKILKRILREEEKLSTS; encoded by the coding sequence ATGAAATATCCTAATATTCCTTTACCATATTTTTTAATAAATTCAGCTAAAAAATATCCTAAAAAAGTAGCTATAATTTTTAATGATAAAAAAATTATTTATTCTGAATTAAAAAATCTTTCTATAAAATTTGCTAATTCATTAAAAAATATTGGTGTAAGAAAAAATGATAGAGTAGCTCTATTCCTCCCTAATTGTCCACAATTCGTTATAAGCTATTATGGAGCATTAATGATAGGCTCAATAATTACCGCATTGAATCCACTTTTTAAAGAAAAAGAAATAGAATTTCAATTATACGATTCTGGAGCTGAGACAATAATAGTATTAGATAATCTTTATCCATTATTAAAGAAAGCTTTAGAAAAAACTAAAATTAAAAGAATTATAATTACAAGTTTTAATAAAGAAATAGAAATAAATGAAAAAAGTAATAAATTAGGAATTTACAATTTTGAAGAATTTATTAAAGAGAGTAGCATAGAATTTCCTAAGGTATCTATAAATCCTAAAGAAGATTTAGCAACAATACAGTACACTGGAGGAACAACAGGTATTCCTAAAGGAGCTATGCTAACTCATTTTAATTTAGTTTCAAATGCTATAGCATTTTCAAAATGGCTTAAATTGAAAAAAGCAAAAGAAACTTTTCTAACAGCATTACCTTTATACCATGTTTATGGAATGACTACTTCAATGAATACTGCTATATATTCAGCTGCAACAATGGTAATCATATCTAGATTTAATCCAGAGGAAACATTAAAACTTATTCAAGAATATAAAGTTACAATTTTCTGTGGAGTACCAACAATGTACTCATTATTATTATCAACTTCGAAAATAAATGACTATAATTTATCTTCATTAAAAGTATGCATTTCAGGAGCCTCACCCCTTCCACCAAATATTCAAAAAGAATTTATGGAAAAAACTGGGGCTTTATTAATTGAAGGTTATGGTTTATCAGAAGCATCTCCAGTAACACATTGTAATCCTGTAGATAAAACTCTTAAAAGTGTTAAAATTGGATCTATAGGATTACCATTATATGATACTAAAGCTAAAATAGTTGATATTGAGAAAGGGGAGAAAGAATTGCCAATCGGAGAAATAGGAGAGCTAATCATTAAAGGGCCTCAGATAATGAAGGGATATTGGAATAAACTTGAAGAAACTAAAAATGTTTTAAAAAATGGGTGGCTTTATACTGGAGATTTGGCAAAAATGGATAAAGATGGATACTTCTACATAATAGATAGAAAAAAGGATTTAATTAAGTATAAAGGATATAGTGTTTATCCAAGAGAAATTGAAGATATTTTATATGAACATCCAAATGTAAAACTTTGTGCAGTAATTGGAAAGCCTGATCCAATTGCAGGAGAAATTCCTAAAGCATATATAGTTTTAAAAGAAGATTCTAAAACAACAAAAGAAGAAATAATGGATTTTGTTAATAAAAGAGTTGCATCTTATAAAGCTATAAGAGAAGTTGAATTTAGAAAAGAATTGCCTTTATCAACTGTTGGAAAAATATTGAAAAGAATTTTAAGAGAGGAAGAAAAATTATCTACTTCATAG
- a CDS encoding acetamidase/formamidase family protein, whose protein sequence is MKKLSLKDQGELYYVLSNSIKPKLFVKPGETFIIETEDAFSGQIRKEGDRRDLKKIPYSNPVSGPIFIEGATPNDTLIVEVKDIKPLIGQGATRIPSLDYYFLNIPLSKFLSLEIPHGTIICPIKNGKVFFGKYVLPYNPMIGTIGVAPQLESISSDSVGSHGGNMDLIDISINSKIYFPIYNEGALLFIGDVHAIQGEGELCGTAIEMPAEITLKVDLIKNYKIDWPRIETNEEIGVVCVTGVNKNLEGAIKTAFIELILWLEEKYGIDKWNAFQLCTQIARISLGNFWTIVAKFPKKILESLSMK, encoded by the coding sequence TTGAAAAAGTTATCTTTAAAAGATCAGGGAGAATTATACTATGTTTTAAGCAATTCTATTAAACCAAAGCTTTTTGTTAAACCAGGTGAAACTTTCATTATCGAAACAGAAGATGCTTTTTCAGGGCAAATTAGAAAAGAAGGTGATAGAAGAGATCTGAAAAAAATTCCATATAGTAATCCAGTTTCCGGTCCAATATTTATTGAAGGAGCAACTCCTAATGATACATTAATAGTTGAAGTAAAAGATATTAAGCCATTAATAGGTCAAGGTGCTACAAGGATCCCAAGTTTAGATTATTATTTTTTAAATATTCCATTATCAAAATTTTTATCTTTAGAAATTCCTCACGGCACAATTATATGTCCAATAAAAAATGGGAAAGTATTCTTTGGTAAATACGTTTTGCCATATAATCCAATGATAGGTACAATTGGTGTAGCCCCTCAACTTGAATCTATATCTAGTGATTCTGTAGGTTCTCATGGGGGTAATATGGATTTAATAGATATATCAATAAATTCAAAAATATATTTTCCAATTTATAATGAAGGTGCTTTATTATTCATTGGAGATGTGCATGCAATTCAAGGGGAAGGTGAATTATGTGGTACAGCAATAGAAATGCCTGCAGAAATTACACTTAAAGTAGATTTAATAAAAAATTATAAAATAGATTGGCCTAGAATAGAAACAAATGAAGAAATAGGAGTAGTATGTGTAACAGGTGTTAATAAAAACCTTGAAGGTGCCATAAAAACAGCTTTTATAGAATTAATTTTATGGCTTGAAGAAAAATATGGTATTGATAAATGGAATGCTTTTCAATTATGTACACAAATAGCAAGAATTTCTTTAGGGAACTTTTGGACTATAGTTGCTAAATTCCCTAAAAAGATACTAGAAAGTTTATCTATGAAGTAG
- a CDS encoding DUF1893 domain-containing protein — protein MFNKDLEIAKEILKKGNYSLVFVKNSEVLFSSKESGISSFIKAIDKCGKNLKNSSLADRVVGLAIAMLSVYIEVNSIYACIISKLGMKYLKENRIPFIYEKEVKEILNKNKKEICPFEKIAMQSKTPKEAYLKIKEFIKSF, from the coding sequence ATGTTTAATAAGGATTTAGAGATTGCTAAAGAAATTTTGAAAAAAGGCAATTACTCACTTGTTTTTGTTAAAAATAGTGAAGTATTATTTAGTAGCAAAGAAAGTGGAATAAGTAGTTTTATTAAAGCGATAGATAAATGCGGAAAGAATTTAAAAAATTCTTCTCTTGCTGATAGGGTTGTAGGTTTAGCGATTGCAATGCTTTCAGTTTATATTGAAGTAAATAGTATTTATGCATGTATTATAAGCAAATTAGGAATGAAGTATTTAAAAGAAAATAGAATCCCTTTCATTTATGAAAAAGAAGTAAAGGAAATTCTTAATAAAAATAAGAAAGAAATATGTCCATTTGAAAAAATTGCTATGCAATCAAAAACACCAAAAGAAGCTTATTTAAAAATTAAAGAGTTTATAAAATCATTTTAA
- a CDS encoding DUF711 family protein, with protein sequence MRVRALTLLIDYFEYHNEFEKLINKFLLYSKNSNIEIWTKRIAINPININDLLDMSNKIVNSLNENIDYVAIPVELKNNKNIISIILKILKINKKIFLSFFGDEENFEIFIKIVYNVSNKLSPFDCTRICFTFNGPLLTPYFPSASAKNGEIGIAAALFYVNDLMECLKNKSDLYKKISKIDNIANEFLSNLSSNLIVKNYGVDLSLSPWMEESVALLLEKICKKKFNSPGIRYAIFYLNKLIREISSKNNHCGFNEVMLPYAEDSRLMELGKKGLISTYDLLSLSSICVAGLDMVLFSIDNFDNFFNFMKDCYAFLYSKNKPSGIRVIPIKCNPGKIIKIKKFGKIPVLKLK encoded by the coding sequence ATGAGGGTTAGAGCTCTTACTCTTTTAATAGATTACTTTGAATATCACAATGAGTTTGAAAAATTAATTAATAAATTTTTGCTTTATTCAAAAAATTCAAATATAGAAATATGGACTAAAAGAATAGCAATAAACCCAATAAATATTAATGATTTATTAGATATGTCTAATAAAATTGTTAATTCATTGAATGAAAACATAGATTATGTTGCTATTCCAGTAGAATTGAAAAATAATAAAAATATTATTAGCATTATTCTTAAAATATTAAAAATTAATAAAAAAATATTTTTATCATTCTTTGGAGATGAAGAAAATTTTGAAATTTTCATAAAAATAGTTTATAATGTTTCCAATAAATTAAGTCCATTTGATTGTACGAGAATTTGTTTTACTTTTAATGGACCTTTATTAACTCCATATTTTCCTTCCGCATCAGCAAAGAATGGAGAAATAGGCATAGCAGCTGCATTATTTTATGTTAATGATTTAATGGAATGTCTTAAAAATAAATCTGATTTATATAAAAAAATTTCTAAAATAGATAATATTGCTAATGAATTTTTATCGAATTTATCATCTAATTTAATTGTTAAAAATTATGGAGTTGATTTATCATTATCTCCATGGATGGAAGAAAGTGTAGCTTTATTATTGGAAAAAATTTGTAAGAAAAAATTTAATAGTCCAGGAATAAGATATGCAATTTTTTATTTAAATAAATTAATTAGAGAAATTTCCTCTAAAAATAATCATTGTGGTTTTAATGAAGTAATGCTACCTTATGCAGAAGATTCAAGATTAATGGAACTTGGAAAGAAAGGATTAATTTCAACATATGATTTATTATCTTTATCTAGCATATGTGTTGCAGGATTAGATATGGTCCTTTTTTCGATAGATAATTTTGATAATTTTTTCAATTTTATGAAAGATTGTTATGCATTTCTATATAGTAAAAATAAACCATCAGGAATTAGAGTAATTCCTATAAAATGCAATCCTGGAAAAATTATTAAAATTAAAAAATTTGGTAAAATACCTGTTTTAAAATTAAAATGA
- a CDS encoding trypsin-like peptidase domain-containing protein has product MYLDENKIVEIVEKTNPSVVNVSTVHLLDVFPFYSVPIKGVGSGVIIDSDGYIVTNNHVIEGAEAVEVSLNDGRVFKGRIIGRDPSSDLAIIKIDAKNLKAAELGDSSNLKAGQFIIAIGNPFGLRGGPTVTIGVISAINRSINTEKGIMEDLIQTDAAINPGNSGGPLIDLNGKVIALATAIIPFAQGIGFAIPINKVKKIAEDLIKYGKVIRPWLGIYGVDLTPQLSSYYNLPVQEGVIIAKVIRGSPADISGIEEGDIILSVDRIPIKNMVELQKIIQNKKVGEEITIRIIRDYKTYDVKVELSKSP; this is encoded by the coding sequence ATGTATTTAGATGAAAATAAAATTGTTGAAATAGTTGAAAAAACGAATCCCTCAGTAGTAAATGTAAGTACAGTCCATTTGTTAGATGTTTTTCCTTTTTATAGTGTTCCTATTAAAGGTGTAGGTTCTGGAGTAATAATAGATTCAGATGGATATATAGTAACTAATAATCATGTTATTGAAGGAGCTGAAGCAGTTGAAGTATCTTTAAATGATGGTAGAGTTTTTAAAGGAAGAATAATTGGCAGAGATCCAAGTAGTGATTTAGCTATTATTAAAATAGATGCAAAAAATCTTAAAGCTGCTGAATTGGGAGACTCATCTAATCTTAAAGCCGGGCAATTCATAATAGCTATTGGTAATCCATTTGGTTTACGTGGTGGACCAACTGTTACAATTGGTGTTATTAGTGCAATAAACAGATCAATAAATACTGAAAAAGGAATAATGGAAGATTTAATTCAAACAGATGCTGCTATTAATCCAGGAAATAGTGGTGGGCCACTTATAGACCTTAATGGAAAAGTTATAGCTTTAGCTACTGCAATAATACCCTTTGCTCAAGGAATAGGGTTTGCAATTCCAATAAATAAAGTTAAGAAAATTGCTGAAGATTTAATAAAATATGGAAAAGTTATAAGACCATGGCTTGGAATATACGGTGTAGATTTAACACCTCAATTATCTTCTTATTATAATCTTCCTGTTCAAGAAGGAGTTATTATTGCTAAAGTAATTCGAGGAAGTCCAGCTGATATTTCAGGAATAGAAGAAGGTGATATAATATTAAGTGTAGATAGAATACCAATAAAGAATATGGTAGAACTTCAAAAAATTATACAAAATAAGAAAGTAGGAGAGGAAATAACTATTAGAATAATTAGAGATTATAAAACATATGATGTTAAAGTAGAATTAAGTAAATCTCCTTAA